One window of Quercus robur chromosome 5, dhQueRobu3.1, whole genome shotgun sequence genomic DNA carries:
- the LOC126727686 gene encoding uncharacterized protein LOC126727686: protein MDPIKYIFEKPAFTGKISCWQMLLFEFDIVFMTRKAIKGQAIANYLADQLLNDLELLESLFPDEDVVALEPEPDSVELWRWRLYFDGAANSTGNGVGVVLVSPKGKWQARYTKLILYQKCVSRLISKCVSCLIVDALATLANMVKLSEGDDMWQLRIEVRGIPTYCMNIEECMSVEVEANGKPWYHDIKAYIKDSEYLPSAIDSER from the exons ATGGATCCTATTAAGTACATCTTTGAAAAGCCAGCTTTTACAGGGAAGATCTCCTGTTGGCAAATGTTGCTCTTCGAGTTTGATATTGTGTTCATGACAAGAAAGGCCATCAAGGGCCAGGCCATAGCCAACTACCTAGCGGACCAGTTGCTAAATGATCTAGAACTTTTAGAATCCCTTTTCCCTGATGAAGATGTCGTGGCACTAGAGCCAGAACCAGATAGTGTGGAGCTGTGGCGTTGGAGGCTTTATTTTGATGGAGCTGCCAATTCTACCGGAAATGGAGTGGGAGTAGTCTTAGTTTCCCCCAAGG GAAAATGGCAAGCCCGATACACCAAGTTGATTCTGTATCAGAAATGCGTCAGCCGTTTGATTTCGAAATGCGTCAGCTGTTTGATTGTAGACGCCCTGGCTACCCTAGCCAACATGGTTAAGTTATCAGAAGGAGATGATATGTGGCAATTGCGCATAGAAGTCCGTGGCATCCCAACTTATTGCATGAACATCGAAGAATGCATGAGTGTAGAAGTCGAAGCCAACGGAAAGCCATGGTACCATGATATCAAGGCTTATATCAAGGATAGTGAATACCTGCCCAGTGCAATAGATAGTGAAAGGTAG